A stretch of Fundicoccus culcitae DNA encodes these proteins:
- a CDS encoding type B 50S ribosomal protein L31 — protein MKADIHPKYQPVVFMDTTTGYQFLSGSTRSSQETVEWEDGNTYPLIRMEISSDSHPFYTGRQKFTQADGRVDRFNKKYGFANKTEDAE, from the coding sequence ATGAAAGCAGACATCCATCCAAAATACCAACCAGTTGTCTTTATGGATACTACGACAGGTTATCAATTTCTTTCAGGATCAACTCGCAGCTCGCAAGAAACTGTTGAGTGGGAAGACGGTAATACTTACCCATTAATCCGTATGGAAATTTCATCTGATTCACATCCATTTTACACTGGACGTCAAAAATTCACGCAAGCCGATGGTCGAGTAGACCGCTTTAATAAAAAGTATGGCTTTGCTAATAAAACTGAAGACGCAGAATAA
- a CDS encoding class I SAM-dependent methyltransferase, with the protein MDYTKINAKTIDQWVEEGWQWGIPLSHEAFVAAKEGDWEMLLTPTKPVPKAWYPDLKGKKVLGLASGGGQQMPIFTALGAECTVLDYSSKQIESEKLVAEREGYTIELLQADMTQPLPFADGTFDMIFHPVSNVYIEDVLPVWMECYRVLKPSGRLLAGLDNGFNFLFDEGDESTIKYALPFNPLKNPEHLEALEKSNSGVQFSHTIEEQIRGQLQAGFRLLDVYEDTNGEGFLHEQGVPTFWATLAVKEA; encoded by the coding sequence ATGGACTATACGAAAATTAATGCGAAGACAATTGATCAATGGGTAGAAGAAGGCTGGCAATGGGGGATTCCGCTGAGTCATGAGGCGTTTGTTGCAGCTAAAGAGGGTGACTGGGAAATGTTGTTAACACCAACTAAGCCAGTACCTAAAGCATGGTATCCTGATTTGAAGGGCAAGAAAGTGTTAGGTTTAGCCTCAGGAGGCGGGCAACAAATGCCGATATTTACAGCTTTAGGGGCAGAATGTACGGTCCTTGATTATTCTAGCAAACAGATTGAAAGTGAAAAGCTAGTTGCTGAACGCGAAGGGTATACGATTGAATTGTTGCAAGCGGATATGACGCAACCTTTGCCTTTTGCTGATGGGACATTTGATATGATTTTTCACCCTGTTTCCAATGTTTATATTGAAGATGTGTTGCCTGTTTGGATGGAGTGTTATCGTGTATTGAAACCTAGTGGACGCTTGTTGGCAGGTTTAGATAACGGCTTTAACTTTCTTTTTGACGAAGGTGATGAAAGTACGATTAAGTATGCCTTACCGTTTAATCCATTAAAGAATCCGGAACATTTAGAAGCCTTGGAAAAAAGTAACTCCGGTGTGCAGTTTTCGCATACCATAGAAGAACAAATCCGTGGTCAACTCCAAGCTGGATTTCGATTGCTAGATGTGTACGAAGATACCAATGGCGAAGGCTTTCTGCATGAACAAGGTGTCCCAACTTTTTGGGCTACTTTGGCAGTGAAAGAAGCTTAG
- a CDS encoding FAD/NAD(P)-binding protein — MKVAVVGGGISGLTIIRKLLSQDEIQHDLTIDLFDKTGDFIVGAPYTKDTKEAIMNEHAQDLSIIPEKPDDFLDWLRENHADYATNDAFVPREYYGGYLFDRLVRFLESDKVVKHQVAIVDYDTKRLQDEAGQWYEGYDAIFFTIGHPPYADYYELEGTPNYINHPVPLEEKLSELDANRPIGIIGTGLTALDVTKYLLKTYDLKQPLRLYTNDTTPFKTVKFTRYQGDIHLSFSDEWIREQADADGFIGLQTMVDTFLSDLATNGIDIWQLLELYGTGSIDEIRLAIERRDESLGKLRRYIVMMTIYLSDLYNALTPMDRDRYHNKYERIFNHFRSQIPVESLQVVLENLDNGRLEIVTNLEAIMSENNGFVLKTSNGGRYEADYLINCTGFQFDIRKALDFDPLIKNLYNREILTPYFRGGAMVTWPHCQIVSSRFGVLPNVYMLGHWISKIHYGNNNIHLCIKQAERVADAFIAGISEG; from the coding sequence ATGAAGGTAGCCGTTGTTGGCGGTGGTATCAGTGGGCTTACGATTATTCGCAAACTTTTAAGCCAAGATGAAATTCAGCACGATCTGACGATCGATTTATTTGATAAAACAGGGGATTTTATCGTAGGGGCACCGTACACTAAAGATACAAAAGAAGCGATTATGAACGAACATGCGCAAGATTTAAGTATTATTCCAGAAAAACCTGACGATTTTCTTGATTGGTTACGTGAAAATCATGCAGACTACGCAACAAACGATGCCTTTGTTCCGCGTGAGTATTACGGGGGGTATTTATTTGATCGATTAGTTCGGTTTTTAGAATCGGACAAGGTCGTTAAGCATCAAGTGGCAATCGTTGATTACGATACTAAAAGGCTTCAGGATGAAGCGGGGCAATGGTACGAGGGGTATGATGCTATCTTTTTCACGATTGGCCACCCACCCTATGCGGATTATTATGAATTAGAGGGGACGCCGAATTATATTAATCACCCGGTGCCGCTTGAGGAGAAATTATCCGAGCTTGATGCCAATCGTCCAATCGGGATAATTGGAACAGGTTTAACTGCTTTGGATGTCACGAAGTATTTATTAAAAACATATGATTTAAAACAACCTTTACGACTGTATACAAATGATACCACCCCTTTTAAAACCGTGAAGTTTACGCGTTATCAAGGGGACATCCACCTGTCTTTTTCGGATGAATGGATTCGCGAGCAAGCAGATGCGGATGGTTTCATTGGTCTTCAGACAATGGTGGATACCTTCTTAAGTGATTTAGCTACGAACGGTATTGATATTTGGCAGTTATTGGAATTATATGGGACGGGATCAATCGATGAAATTCGTCTAGCTATTGAGCGCCGTGATGAATCTTTAGGCAAGTTGCGTCGTTATATTGTGATGATGACCATCTACTTATCGGATTTATATAATGCTTTAACGCCAATGGACCGCGATCGTTATCATAATAAATATGAACGTATTTTCAATCATTTTAGAAGTCAAATTCCCGTGGAATCCTTGCAGGTTGTGTTGGAAAATTTAGATAATGGCCGCTTGGAAATTGTGACAAATTTAGAGGCTATTATGAGTGAAAATAATGGCTTTGTCTTAAAAACCAGTAATGGTGGTCGTTACGAAGCCGATTATTTAATCAACTGTACCGGTTTTCAATTTGATATTCGTAAAGCCTTAGATTTTGATCCTTTAATAAAGAATCTTTACAACCGTGAGATTCTGACCCCTTATTTCCGTGGGGGCGCGATGGTCACTTGGCCTCATTGCCAAATTGTTTCAAGCCGCTTTGGTGTGTTACCCAATGTATATATGTTAGGCCATTGGATTTCTAAAATCCATTATGGTAACAACAACATTCACTTGTGTATTAAGCAAGCTGAACGCGTCGCAGATGCTTTTATTGCGGGGATTAGTGAGGGGTAA
- a CDS encoding nucleoside 2-deoxyribosyltransferase has protein sequence MKIYFAASIRGGRQDADLYRQLIAYLKANHQVLTEHIGDNRITTAGETELTDQEIRDRDIAWIIESDVVIAETTSPSLGVGYELAYAEFLQKPVIILHRKDVNHLSAMIAGTEYFDKIFYYVDFEEARQILDQQLKTLGND, from the coding sequence ATGAAAATTTATTTTGCTGCATCGATACGTGGGGGTAGACAGGACGCTGATTTGTACCGTCAATTGATTGCTTATTTGAAGGCCAACCATCAAGTGCTAACCGAACACATTGGGGACAATCGGATAACTACTGCGGGGGAAACCGAATTAACTGACCAAGAAATACGCGATCGGGATATTGCGTGGATTATTGAAAGTGATGTGGTCATTGCGGAAACGACTTCGCCCTCTTTAGGTGTCGGATATGAATTGGCTTATGCAGAGTTTTTGCAAAAGCCAGTAATTATTTTGCATCGCAAAGATGTCAATCACTTGTCGGCTATGATAGCGGGGACAGAATATTTCGATAAAATTTTCTATTATGTTGATTTTGAGGAAGCAAGGCAGATTTTGGACCAACAACTGAAGACGTTGGGGAATGACTAA
- a CDS encoding cupin domain-containing protein yields MAKHEELKDGTLFPVGEKNEAYAQYFIGQSYLATLVNDPDVSVGVSNVTFEPGCRNNWHIHHDGFQLLLVTGGEGWYQEEGKDAQFLTAGNVVVIKEGINHWHGAAEDSWFDHLAISTGTTEWLDPVTDEHYNQLKK; encoded by the coding sequence ATGGCAAAACATGAAGAATTAAAAGATGGCACTCTATTTCCAGTTGGCGAAAAGAATGAAGCCTATGCACAATATTTCATCGGTCAAAGTTATTTAGCAACCTTGGTGAATGATCCGGATGTCAGTGTAGGTGTTTCAAATGTGACTTTTGAACCAGGTTGTCGTAATAATTGGCATATCCACCACGATGGTTTCCAATTGCTCCTAGTCACTGGCGGCGAAGGTTGGTACCAAGAAGAAGGCAAAGATGCGCAATTCTTGACGGCTGGCAACGTTGTTGTTATCAAAGAAGGGATTAACCACTGGCATGGTGCTGCTGAAGATAGCTGGTTTGATCACTTAGCTATTTCTACAGGAACAACAGAATGGTTGGATCCTGTTACTGACGAACACTATAACCAATTAAAGAAATAA
- a CDS encoding carboxymuconolactone decarboxylase family protein, whose amino-acid sequence MKKQTAGRNNLGEFAPQFAALNDDTLFGEVWSREDALSAHDRSMITVASLMTQGVPQLEDHLKMAKQNGVTKDEIVEIITHLAFYTGWPKAWSAFNMAKEIFND is encoded by the coding sequence TTGAAAAAACAAACGGCTGGGCGTAACAATTTAGGCGAATTTGCTCCTCAATTTGCAGCTTTGAACGATGATACTTTGTTTGGCGAAGTTTGGTCGCGTGAAGATGCATTATCAGCCCATGACCGTAGCATGATTACGGTAGCAAGCTTGATGACACAAGGGGTACCTCAATTGGAAGATCATTTGAAAATGGCCAAGCAAAACGGCGTGACCAAAGACGAAATCGTTGAAATTATCACCCATCTTGCTTTCTATACAGGCTGGCCAAAAGCTTGGTCTGCTTTCAATATGGCCAAAGAAATTTTTAACGACTAA
- a CDS encoding GyrI-like domain-containing protein, protein MKHQWRKDEKALYIGAKQPVLLEIPEQKFISITGQGNPNGEDYAARIAALYPMAYNLRFKLKRGEIGDKPFEYTVYPLEGVWTSVEYTPGQPINKNLLVYKIMIRQPDVISQMDFEAALAESMAKKPNDLYAEVQFETYTEGQVVQMLHVGPFDTEAETFAVIEAFMSEQGLERDWIMQDYVHREIYLTDPRKIAPEKYKTTLRVKVKAKKSLT, encoded by the coding sequence ATGAAGCATCAATGGCGTAAGGATGAGAAGGCATTGTATATTGGGGCGAAACAGCCGGTGTTGTTGGAGATTCCTGAGCAAAAGTTTATTTCAATTACGGGTCAAGGAAATCCGAATGGGGAAGATTATGCTGCGCGGATTGCAGCTTTGTATCCCATGGCTTATAACCTGCGATTTAAATTGAAGCGTGGCGAAATTGGTGATAAACCGTTTGAATATACGGTTTATCCCTTAGAAGGGGTGTGGACTTCCGTAGAATACACGCCAGGTCAGCCGATTAATAAGAATTTATTAGTTTATAAAATCATGATTCGTCAGCCTGATGTGATTTCGCAGATGGATTTTGAGGCCGCTTTGGCAGAATCGATGGCGAAGAAGCCCAATGATTTATATGCTGAAGTTCAATTTGAAACGTATACCGAAGGGCAAGTGGTGCAAATGTTGCATGTGGGTCCATTTGATACGGAAGCTGAGACGTTTGCGGTAATAGAGGCTTTTATGAGCGAACAAGGTCTAGAGCGCGATTGGATCATGCAGGATTATGTCCATCGCGAGATTTATTTGACGGATCCAAGGAAGATTGCGCCGGAAAAATACAAAACCACTTTGCGTGTGAAAGTTAAGGCGAAAAAATCCTTGACCTAA
- a CDS encoding RibD family protein, with protein sequence MERPYIFCHMQVSLDGKIMGKFMDLPESKGSGKLFYDLAFGEDAHYKHQGWISGRTTTDDNFTHYKVPVLDELAAEVPAGDFFVESEHDKYYISFDRSGKLGWEKNTITYGKTTATVLEVLTEKVSNSYKAFLRDLNIPYIICGDESIDLDMVLEKLSRDFNMDLVMLGGGGVINWSFIQAGLCDEISFVVSPTADGSTETASVFDAMAGLTNDDPVAFTVKAVEVREDNAVWMRYTVNNAR encoded by the coding sequence ATGGAGCGTCCTTATATCTTTTGTCATATGCAGGTGTCACTCGATGGGAAAATTATGGGGAAATTTATGGATTTGCCTGAAAGTAAGGGGTCTGGAAAATTATTTTATGATTTAGCTTTTGGGGAAGACGCGCACTACAAGCATCAGGGCTGGATTTCGGGGCGGACAACGACCGATGATAATTTCACGCATTATAAGGTGCCCGTTTTAGATGAGCTGGCGGCAGAAGTGCCTGCGGGGGATTTCTTCGTGGAGTCCGAACATGATAAATACTATATTTCTTTCGACCGGTCGGGTAAGTTAGGCTGGGAGAAAAATACGATTACGTATGGCAAAACCACGGCAACGGTTTTGGAGGTGTTAACGGAAAAAGTGAGTAATTCTTATAAAGCCTTTTTACGTGATTTGAATATTCCTTACATTATTTGTGGGGATGAGTCCATTGATTTGGACATGGTATTGGAAAAGTTGAGCCGCGATTTCAACATGGACTTGGTGATGCTCGGTGGCGGGGGCGTGATTAATTGGTCCTTTATCCAAGCGGGTTTATGTGATGAAATTAGCTTTGTTGTGTCGCCAACGGCTGACGGTTCAACCGAAACCGCCAGCGTGTTTGACGCGATGGCTGGGTTGACTAATGATGATCCGGTTGCCTTTACCGTGAAAGCCGTGGAAGTCCGTGAGGACAACGCCGTTTGGATGCGCTATACTGTGAATAACGCGCGTTAA
- a CDS encoding NUDIX hydrolase: MKKISMQAIKKMVQNYQAKPLGTTRRYAVLIPLVMIDDELHILYEVRSNHISQPNETSFPGGRIEDGETPAMAAVRETVEELNYDEEKIELFGALDYIVQDSRVIYSFVGMLHDFDLDALQPNEEVARVFTLPLRFLVDNRPTYYEITAEPDYTDDFPFDYINSDRDIRMRTFKAKIPYYQLDDQYLWGFTANITDRFIEILREEFKDQL, translated from the coding sequence ATGAAAAAGATTTCGATGCAAGCGATAAAAAAGATGGTTCAAAATTATCAAGCTAAGCCACTAGGTACGACCCGCCGTTATGCGGTGCTGATTCCGCTGGTGATGATTGACGATGAATTGCATATTTTATACGAAGTGCGCAGCAATCATATCTCACAACCCAATGAGACGTCTTTTCCCGGCGGACGGATTGAAGACGGCGAAACCCCAGCGATGGCGGCCGTGCGTGAAACGGTTGAGGAATTGAATTATGACGAGGAGAAGATCGAGCTTTTTGGGGCTTTGGATTATATCGTGCAGGATAGTCGCGTGATTTATAGTTTTGTGGGGATGTTGCATGACTTTGATTTGGATGCCTTGCAGCCAAACGAAGAAGTTGCGCGGGTCTTTACCTTGCCATTGCGCTTCTTGGTAGATAACCGCCCCACCTATTACGAAATTACCGCTGAGCCGGATTACACGGATGACTTTCCTTTTGATTATATCAATAGTGACCGCGATATCCGCATGCGAACCTTTAAAGCCAAAATCCCTTATTACCAACTAGACGATCAATACCTGTGGGGCTTCACCGCCAATATCACCGATCGCTTTATCGAGATTTTGCGCGAGGAATTTAAAGACCAATTGTGA
- the efp gene encoding elongation factor P, producing MITATDLRAGMTFVQDGKLIRVLEASHHKPGKGNTVMRMKLRDVRTGATYDTTFRPDEKFERAYIETKTVQYLYSMDGTSYFMDLETYEQYEIPNELIEYELKFLLENMQVKIQFFGTEVIGVELPGSVVLTVTETQPSIKGATVTGSGKPATMETGLVVNVPDFIEVGEALEINTSEGTYQRRAQK from the coding sequence ATGATTACAGCAACAGATTTGAGAGCGGGTATGACATTTGTTCAAGACGGAAAATTGATTCGCGTTTTGGAAGCGAGTCACCATAAACCGGGTAAAGGGAACACGGTTATGCGTATGAAGTTACGCGATGTGCGAACAGGTGCTACTTACGATACAACTTTCCGTCCCGATGAAAAATTTGAACGCGCCTATATTGAAACAAAAACGGTGCAATATTTATATAGTATGGATGGTACATCTTACTTTATGGATTTGGAAACGTATGAACAATATGAAATTCCAAATGAATTAATTGAGTATGAATTAAAATTCTTGCTTGAAAATATGCAAGTGAAAATTCAGTTCTTTGGTACCGAAGTGATTGGGGTTGAATTGCCAGGTTCGGTTGTGTTAACCGTAACCGAAACGCAACCGTCCATTAAAGGGGCGACTGTGACGGGTTCAGGTAAACCGGCTACGATGGAAACAGGTTTAGTGGTTAATGTGCCTGACTTTATTGAAGTCGGTGAAGCTTTAGAAATCAACACCAGTGAAGGCACATACCAACGTCGCGCTCAAAAATAA
- a CDS encoding LemA family protein translates to MPWLIGILVIVAILGVAWISIYNRLIKQRNWADESFSQIDVQLKRRNDLIPNLVETVKGYASHERETLDQVTNARQQMIALPKDASPEQINAMSNQLSSALSRLLAVAESYPDLKANSNFNQLQQSLTDTEDKIAKARMLYNSSIQQYNTTVESVPNNIVAGAHGFTTRAYLETPEEDRKVPEVSFS, encoded by the coding sequence ATGCCATGGTTAATAGGTATTCTTGTTATTGTTGCAATACTCGGCGTAGCTTGGATTTCGATTTATAATCGCTTGATTAAACAACGAAATTGGGCTGATGAAAGTTTTAGTCAAATAGATGTACAATTGAAACGACGCAACGATCTTATTCCGAATTTAGTGGAAACGGTGAAAGGTTATGCCAGCCATGAACGTGAAACGCTTGACCAAGTAACTAATGCAAGACAGCAAATGATTGCTTTACCCAAAGATGCTTCACCTGAACAAATAAATGCCATGTCAAACCAATTATCAAGTGCCTTATCACGCTTGTTAGCCGTCGCTGAATCTTACCCAGACCTCAAGGCAAATTCAAACTTTAATCAACTGCAACAATCCTTAACCGACACGGAAGACAAAATTGCTAAAGCTAGAATGTTGTATAATTCAAGCATTCAACAATATAACACTACCGTTGAGTCGGTACCGAATAATATTGTAGCGGGCGCACATGGTTTTACAACACGTGCCTACTTAGAAACACCTGAAGAGGATCGCAAGGTGCCAGAAGTTAGTTTTTCTTAA
- a CDS encoding D-alanine--D-alanine ligase → MKIILLYGGQSAEHEVSIISAHTICQLIMYGYYQVQPIYLTKDGRWLKGPLLEQPPTSVKQLTLEEGQEASWANSDDEVSYGVAINPGEIQEPDVIVFPVLHGPNGEDGTIQGFLEVLNLPYVGAGVTASANGMDKIISKSLFDQIGLPQVPYVAFNALDWRTNEDEIVQRCEGSLIYPLFVKPANMGSSVGISRVENADELKAAVNLAFKYDRRIVVEQGIIAQECEVAVLGNDDAHVSVVGRLVKQQDFYDYNEKYINNTVTMEIPADLPESVTARIQEYALKAYRVIDGRGLSRVDFFVTSNNDVYINEINTLPGFTPFSMYPLLWQETGLSQRDLIEELLQLALRSHETKQMLKQPLNH, encoded by the coding sequence ATGAAAATAATCCTTTTATACGGAGGACAAAGTGCAGAACATGAGGTATCAATTATTTCTGCGCATACAATTTGTCAGTTAATTATGTATGGTTATTATCAAGTGCAACCTATCTATTTAACAAAAGACGGACGTTGGTTAAAAGGGCCATTATTAGAGCAACCTCCGACAAGTGTTAAGCAGTTGACTTTGGAAGAAGGTCAAGAAGCCAGTTGGGCAAATTCAGATGATGAAGTGTCTTATGGTGTTGCTATTAATCCAGGTGAAATCCAAGAACCAGACGTGATTGTCTTTCCAGTGTTACACGGGCCGAATGGTGAAGATGGGACCATCCAAGGTTTCCTTGAAGTTTTAAACTTACCTTACGTGGGTGCGGGCGTAACCGCTAGTGCCAATGGGATGGATAAAATTATTTCTAAGAGTCTTTTTGACCAAATCGGTTTACCGCAAGTGCCCTATGTGGCCTTTAATGCGCTTGACTGGCGGACCAATGAAGATGAAATTGTGCAACGCTGCGAAGGGAGTTTAATTTATCCCTTATTTGTTAAACCGGCTAATATGGGTTCGAGTGTTGGTATTTCCCGCGTTGAAAATGCGGATGAATTAAAAGCCGCTGTTAATCTAGCCTTTAAATATGACCGCCGTATTGTAGTTGAACAAGGTATTATCGCCCAAGAATGTGAAGTAGCCGTCTTAGGTAATGATGATGCGCATGTGAGTGTTGTCGGTCGCTTAGTGAAGCAACAAGATTTCTATGATTATAATGAAAAATATATTAACAATACGGTCACCATGGAAATTCCGGCGGATTTACCTGAATCGGTGACGGCCCGCATTCAAGAATATGCTTTGAAAGCTTACCGTGTCATTGATGGTCGTGGTCTTAGCCGCGTGGATTTTTTTGTCACTAGCAATAACGATGTTTATATTAATGAAATAAATACCTTGCCAGGCTTTACGCCCTTTTCGATGTATCCATTACTTTGGCAAGAAACCGGCTTGAGTCAACGTGATCTGATTGAAGAACTTTTGCAGTTAGCTTTACGTTCACATGAAACCAAGCAAATGTTAAAACAACCACTAAACCACTAA
- a CDS encoding UDP-N-acetylmuramoyl-tripeptide--D-alanyl-D-alanine ligase, with product MKALNLMEIVKAVHAIDYTTSDRQMMIEQVEFDSRKVSPNTLFVPLTGGTTDGHDYIDMAIEQGATATLWSRPESEAPSDKLAIILVDDTLQAMQDLAHYYRQLVNPIVVGITGSNGKTTAKDMTAMALSAKFKVHKTQGNYNNEIGLPYTLLAMPEDTDVCVLEMGMSNFGEIEKLSLMAEPNITAITLIGESHLEFLGSRRGIAQAKLEILKGMKEYGVFIFPANEPLISDEMPEINFPIYMRSFGFDKDDDVYAYDIVEEHDKTFFRTNVDPNVICMIPVIGAYNVSNALVALSIAEVLDVPIEQAIFQLAQFKLTANRLEWLETHQGAKLLNDAYNASPTSMRAILQTLSTVDTGNTGRKIAVLGDIRELGEKSEGFHRQLESAISPDAIDQVFLFGPNMRYLYEELQKDYSDDRLFYEPESHEALIEALNQTIQADDVVLVKSSFGVDLLQVVTALTGHSTK from the coding sequence ATGAAAGCTCTCAATTTAATGGAAATTGTTAAAGCCGTCCATGCGATTGACTATACGACCTCCGATCGTCAAATGATGATTGAGCAGGTTGAATTTGATTCACGTAAAGTCAGCCCTAACACGCTGTTTGTCCCCCTAACAGGTGGAACCACAGATGGGCATGACTATATTGACATGGCGATTGAACAAGGGGCAACGGCCACCTTATGGTCACGTCCAGAAAGCGAAGCACCTTCGGACAAGTTAGCCATTATTTTAGTGGATGATACCTTGCAAGCCATGCAAGACTTAGCCCATTATTACCGCCAACTGGTCAATCCGATTGTCGTCGGCATTACCGGCAGCAATGGCAAAACTACCGCCAAAGATATGACTGCGATGGCTTTATCCGCCAAGTTTAAAGTGCATAAAACCCAAGGTAACTACAATAATGAAATTGGCTTACCTTATACCTTATTGGCTATGCCGGAAGACACCGACGTTTGTGTCTTAGAAATGGGTATGAGTAATTTTGGTGAAATTGAAAAATTAAGCCTGATGGCTGAACCGAATATTACCGCCATTACTTTAATTGGCGAAAGCCACTTAGAATTTTTAGGTAGTCGTCGCGGTATCGCGCAAGCTAAATTAGAAATTCTAAAAGGCATGAAGGAATATGGGGTATTTATTTTTCCGGCCAATGAACCGTTGATTAGCGATGAAATGCCTGAAATTAATTTCCCGATTTACATGCGTTCCTTTGGGTTTGACAAGGACGACGATGTGTACGCCTACGATATTGTGGAAGAACACGACAAGACCTTTTTTAGAACCAATGTGGATCCCAATGTCATTTGTATGATTCCAGTTATCGGTGCTTACAATGTGTCGAATGCCTTGGTGGCCTTAAGTATCGCCGAAGTGTTGGACGTGCCAATCGAACAGGCTATTTTCCAACTAGCTCAATTTAAGTTGACGGCCAACCGCTTGGAATGGTTAGAAACACATCAAGGGGCTAAGTTACTCAATGATGCTTATAACGCCAGCCCAACCTCCATGCGCGCCATTTTACAAACGTTATCCACGGTCGATACAGGCAATACCGGTCGTAAAATCGCGGTGCTAGGGGATATTCGTGAGCTTGGTGAAAAGAGTGAAGGATTCCACCGTCAATTGGAATCCGCGATTTCACCCGACGCCATTGACCAAGTCTTCCTCTTTGGGCCCAATATGCGGTATTTATACGAGGAATTGCAAAAAGATTACAGTGACGACCGCTTGTTCTATGAACCCGAAAGCCACGAGGCCTTAATTGAAGCCCTTAATCAAACCATCCAAGCCGACGATGTCGTCTTGGTAAAATCGAGTTTTGGGGTCGACTTACTACAAGTCGTAACCGCCCTAACCGGACACTCCACCAAATAA